A part of Caretta caretta isolate rCarCar2 chromosome 1, rCarCar1.hap1, whole genome shotgun sequence genomic DNA contains:
- the LOC125638573 gene encoding zinc finger and SCAN domain-containing protein 32-like yields MMESQNRKRSPAWTEREVRDLIAVWGEESVLSELRSSFRNAKTFVKISQGMKDRGHNRDPKQCCVKLKELRQAYQKTREANGRSGSEPQTCRFYDELHAILGGSATTTPAVLFDSFNGDGGNTEAGFGDEEDHDDDEVVDSSQQASGETGFPDSQELFLTLDLEPVPPEPTPGCLLDPAGGEGTSAACVSMITGSSPSQKLVKLRKKKKMHSR; encoded by the exons atgatggagtcccagaatcgcaaaagatctccagcatggaccgaacgggaggtacgggatctgatcgctgtttggggagaggaatccgtgctctcagaactccgttccagttttcgaaatgccaaaacctttgtcaaaatctcccagggcatgaaggacagaggccataacagggacccgaagcagtgctgcgtgaaactgaaggagctgaggcaagcctaccagaaaaccagagaggcgaacggccgctccgggtcagagccccaaacatgccgcttctatgatgagctgcatgccattttagggggttcagccaccactaccccagccgtgctgtttgactccttcaatggagatggaggcaatacggaagcaggttttggggacgaagaagatcatgatgatgatgaggttgtagatagctcacagcaagcaagcggagaaaccggttttcccgacagccaggaactgtttctcaccctggacctggagccagtaccccccgaacccaccccaggctgcctcctggacccagcaggcggagaagggacctccg ctgcatgtgtttcaatgatcacaggatcttctccttcccagaagctagtgaagcttagaaagaaaaaaaaaatgcactcgcgatga